The Sandaracinus amylolyticus genomic interval AGCACGGCGACTCCGAGGTCGTCGCGTGGTCGGCCGCGAACGTCGGCGGTGTTTCGCTGCGCTCCGCGCCGGGCTGGGCGAGCGAGCGCGAGACCGCGATCGCGGCCGAGGTGCGCACCGCGGCGTACGAGATCATCCGGCGCAAGGGCGCGACCAACCACGCGATCGGGCTCGTCACCGCGCACCTGCTCGGATCGCTGCTGCGCGACGAGCGTCGCGTGCTCACCGCGAGCCGAGTGCACGACGGCAGCGTCGGTCTGGGCGGCGAGGTCGCGCTCTCGTTGCCGGTGGTGGTCGGCCGCGAAGGCGCGACGCGCGTGCTCTCGCCCTCGTTGGACGCGAAGGAGCGCGCCGGCCTCGAGCGCTCGGCCGAGGTCCTGCGCGCCGCGATCGCATCGCTGTGAGCGACGACGACGACGACTTCCGTCCCGACGCGGTCGTCGCGCTGCCGATCGACGGGGTGCTCGACCTGCACACGTTCGATCCGCGCGAGCTCGGCGATCTGTTGCCGACGTGGATCGACGAGTGCCGCGCGCACGGGCTCTTCGAGCTGCGCATCGTGCACGGCAAGGGCACCGGCGCGCTGCGCCGCAGCGTGCACGCGATCCTCGCGCGGCGTGACGACGTGCTCGAGTATCGCCTCGCGCCGCCGGAGCGCGGCGGGTGGGGCGCGACCCTCGTGACGCTACGGAAACTGTAGCGAACGTGACGACCGGGCGGGCCGCGTGGTACGTCGGCCGGTCGATGGCGAGCCGCCGTGCAGCGGGGGGTGTGGCACGCCCGCGACGGGCCGCAGCAGGCTCGGGCGGGCCCGAGCTCCGCGTTCCCGATCCGCCCGATCGCTTCGTCGGACGGCGCGCCGAGATCGACGCGCTCACGGCGCGGATCGAGGGTGGCGCGCGCGTGCTCACGCTCCTCGGCCCGCCCGGCACCGGCAAGACGCGCCTCTCGATCGCGCTCGCGCGCGAGAGCGCATCGCGCGGCATCGTCGAGGGCGCGATCTTCGTCGACCTCTCGGCCGCGACCTCGCTCGACGACGTCGTGCGCGACGTCGCGGGCGCGATCGATCTACGGCTCGGCGGCAGCGTCGACGCGGCGAGCGGCGCGGCGCGCATCGGCGAGGCGTTGGCGGCGCGCGGGCGCACGCTGCTCGTGCTCGACAACTTCGAGCAGATCACCGCGCACGCCGTCGCGACCGTCGCGCCGTGGAGCGCGAAGTCGAGCGCGCTGACGATCGTCGTGACCTCGCGCGAGGTGATGCGGGTGCGCGGCGAGGACGTCGTCGAGATCCCTCCGCTCGCGGTGCCCGACGAGGGCGCAGCGGGCGCCGCGATCGCGACGACCGACGCGGTGCTGCTCCTGCTCGCGCGCGCGCCGGGGTACGTGCCGCAGGGCGACGACGAGCTCGCCGCGATCGCCGAGATCGCGCGACGCCTCGAGGGCATCCCGCTCGCGCTCGAGCTCGCCGCGTCACGCCTCGCGCTGATGGGCGCGATCGAGCTGCGCGATCGGCTCGCCGAGGGATCGCTCGAGACGGGGCGCCTCAGCGGGCTCGACGTGCTCGCGCACGGTCGTCGCGATGCGCCCGCGCGACAAGCGACGCTGCGCGGTGCGATCGACTGGTCGTGGGATCTCTTGAGCGACGAGGAGCGCCGCGCGCTCACGTGCCTCGCGCTCCATCGCGGCACGTTCTCGGTCGACGCCGCGGTCGCGACCATCGCGCGCGACTCGCGCGAAGAGCGCGGCGCGCTCGAGATCCTGCAGTCGCTGCGCGAGAAGTCGCTCGTGGCGCGCGCCCATCAAGGGCGGGTGCGCCTGCTCGAGAGCGTGCGCGAGTACGGCCTCGAGAAGCTCGAGGATCGCGAGGCCGGGCTGCGCATGGCGCGCTTCTTCGGGCGCGAGGGCGCGAAGCGCCTCGGCGAGCTGCGAGGACGCCATGCGCGCGCCGCGCTCGCGTGGCTCGCGGTCGAGCGCGAGCCCATGCTCGCCGCGCACGACGCGATCGCGACGCGCGACGATGCCGAATCCGTCGCGCTCCGCGTCGACCTGCTGCTCGCGATCGACGCGGTGGTCGCGCGGCTCGGCCCGGGCGGAGCCCACCTCGAGCGCCTCGATGCGGTGATCGCCTCGCCTGCCCTCGCCTCGGACGCGACGCGCGCGACCCGAGCGCTGGTCGCGCGTGCGCGCGTGCTGCGCGATCGCGGTGAGATGGACGCGTGCGTGCGCGATCTCGAGTCCGCGCGCGATCGGCTGAGCGGTGGCGCGGTGCGCGTGGAGCTCGGCGAGGCGTGGCTCGCGCAAGGGCGCTTCGAGGACGCGACGACCGAGCTCGAGCTCGCGCTCTCCGAGGCACGACGTGATCGTGACCGCCGCGCCGAGCAGCGCGCGCACGCCGCGCTCGGCCTGGTGCACCACGGGCGCGGCAAGCTCGACGTCGCGCAGGAGCACTACGCGCTCGCGCTCGATCTCGCGATCTCGCTCGGAGACGCCCACGCCGAGGCCCAGGCGCGGCGCGATCTCGGCAACCTGTGCTTGATGCGCGGCGAGCACGACCGCGCGCGCGCCCACTACGAAGAAGCGCTCGCGCGATCGCCGGGCGACGATCTGCGCCTCGAGGGCCTGGTGCGCGGGAACCTCGCGATCCTCGACCAGGAGCAGGGCCACCTCGACGAAGCGCACGCGCACCTCGAGCGCGCGCTCGCGTGCCTGCGCACGGTGGGCGATCGCCCGTTCGAGGCGCACCTGCTCGGCTACCTCGGCGCGGTGCACCACGAGCGCGGTCAGCTCGTCGCGGCGCGCGCGGCGTACTCGCGCGCGCTCGAGGTGCTCTCGGAGGTGCGCGACGTGCGGCTCGAGGGCGTGTTCCTCGCAGCACGCGCGGCCGCGCTCGCATCGAGCGGACGCGCGGGCGCTGCGCAGAACGATCTCGAGCTCGCGGAGCGCAGGCTGCGCGAGGTGGGCGATCCCGCGCTGATCGCGACGCTCGACCTGCATCGCGCACAGGTCGCGATCGCGGCGGCGATCGAGCGCGGGGTGCGCGGCGAGAGCGAAGCCGCGATCGCGCGCGCGAGAGAGGTGATCACCGCCGCCGAGACGTTCGCGGCGCAGAGCGACGACGTGCGCTTCGCGATGCGAATGCTCCGTCGCGCGCTCCCGGCGGACGAGCTCGAGATCGCCGACGGCGCGGCGTGGTTCCGCGTGCCGGGCCGCGAGGTCGTCGATCTCGGATCACGCCCGACGATCGCGCGGGTGCTCGATGCGCTCGCGAGCGCGCGGCTGCGCGCGCCGGGCGAGCCGGTGGGCATCGACGAGCTCGTCGCGGCGGGATGGCCCGGCGAGAAGGTCATGCCGCTCGCGGCGCAGAACCGCGTGCGCGTCGCGGTGACCACGCTGCGCAACCTCGGGCTGCGCGGCGTCGTCGTGTTCAAGGAGGGCGGGCACCTCCTCGATGCATCGGTGCCGCTCCGTCGCGTCCCCGCGTGAGTGGCGCGCCGCGGACTTTGCTGCATAGTGCATCGAACCTTCGATGCGCGACGCATCGAAGCCGAGGTGATCACGATGCTGTCGCGCGGACGAGACCCGGACACGGGCGAGGAATTCGTCTTCTTCTACGGCCACGAGGTGCTCTTCTCGCAGTGGCACCCCGCGCCGTTCACGCTCGCGGGCGCGCCCTTCCCCACGGCGGAGCACTGGATGATGGCGGCCAAGGCGCTGCTCTTCCGCGACGTGGAGATGCTCGGCGCGATCCTCGTCGCGCCGCATCCGCGCGAGGCGAAGGCGCTCGGTCGCAAGGTGCGCAATTTCGACGACGCGATCTGGAAGGCGCGCTCCGCGGACCTCGTCTACGCCGGCAACGACGCGAAGCTCGCAGCGCCGGAGCGCCGCGACGTGCTCCTCGCGACGAAGGGCGCGACGCTGGTCGAGGCGAGCCCGCGTGATCGCATCTGGGGCATCGGCCTCGGCGCGAGCCATCCCGACGCGTGCCGTCGTGCCCGATGGCGCGGCCAGAATCGCCTCGGCCGAGTGCTCACCGAGCTGCGCGACGACTGGCTCGCCGAGCGCGCCGACGCGCGCGCCGCGCGCGCGCTCGAGGGGCTCGAGCTCGCGTGGCTCGCGAGGTGACGAACGCCGCCGCACGCAGGACGAGCGGCTCGATCGATCTTCGCGCGCTGGGGACGGGGTGGGAGGAGGAGGCTGCCCCCGTCGCGCGTCGATCGTGTCCGGCTCGTCCTGCGTGCTCGCGTCGGTGAGTCGTTTCAGCGCATCAGAATGCGTCGGGGCAGAGCGTCGCGTCGTAGCCGAGCTGCGCTTCGCTCGGCACGTCGACCGGCGCCGTGCCCTCGTCGATCGAGAGCAGGAACGCGACGATCTGACGGATCTCCTGATCACGCGTGCCGCCGATCAGGAAGTTCACCGACATCGCGGTGTGGTGGGCGCGGAACGTCGTCGCGAACACCTCTTCGAGGGTGCGCGCGTTGCCCGCGTGGAAGTAGGGCGCGCCGGTCGCCATGCCGAGCAGCGAGGGCGGGTTGTAGCCGCTCGCGCCCTGCGCGATCGTCGTCATGTCCTGGCGCACCTCGCTCGTGACCACGCCCTCGGGCGCGACCGGGAGGCTGCCGGTCCCGGGGAACGTGCCGACGTTGCGGAGCACGCACTGGATCTGATCGTTCGCCGCCGCGGTCGGGCCCGCCGGGAAGCGCAGGCTCGCGGTGCGTCCCGCGCCCGCGGTCGCCGGGTTGAGCGCCGCGGGGAACGCCGCGTCGGCCGTGTACGTCGTCGTGCGGAGCAGGCCGGTGACCGGATGGTTGTTGGCCTCGCTCGGCGTGTAGAACACGCGCGAGATCGTCCACATCGACGTGCCGTGGCAGCCGGCGCAGTTGTTCGCCTCGAAGAGCGCGCGGCCCGCGGCGACGTCCGCGGCGTTCAGCGAGGTCGGCGCGTGCGGCGAGCGGACGGTGCGCACGTACGCGTCGATGCGATCCCAGTCGGGCAGCACGGAGCGCTGCGCGCCCGCCGCGCCCGGCATCATGCCCTGCGTCGATCCGTTGAGGCCCGCTTGCGGCGTCGCGGTCGCGACCTGACCGTCGGGCACCGGCGTGCTGCCGTCGAAGTGGAGGCGATCGGCGGCCACGGGGGGCGTGCTCGTCGCGTGCACGATCGCGCCCACGCCGCCCGAGTTGCCGCGCGTGTTGAGCTCGAAGTCGTGCATCTCGTCGAAGATGCCGGTCCAGTTGAAGACGCGGCGCTCGGTGGGATCCGCGGAGTCGTAGCTGCCGTCGAGCGACGTGCTCTGGCGCGGGCCGCGCGCGAAGAACCACGTGACGTTGTCGGTGAGCCCGTCACCGTGGCAGCTCTCGCACGAGTTCCACGACTGGCCGTTCAGCGACCAGCGCCCGAGCCCGGTCACGAAGAGACGGCGGCCCTCGAGCGCGTGCGCCTCGTCCGAGCCCTCCGAGGGCATCGCGGTCACCTGCACCGCGCTCACCACCGACTGCGTCTGGAACGCGAGGATCGACACGTTTCGCGTCGCCTCGTTGAGCACGAGCGCCTGCACCGTCGCGCCGCGCGCGATCGCGATGCCCAGCGGCAGGCGACCGCCCGGCGCGAGGTTGATGAACGAGTTCGCCGCGGAGCCGACCTCGGTCACGCGCCCGTCGTCGCCGTAGACGAAGCGGAACACGGCGTCCGAGCCGTACGCCGTGACGTAGCCGACGCGCCCCGCGCGGATGAACGCGAGATCGGTCGCGATGAGCGGGATGCGGCGCGAGGCGTCCTCGGGCGTGCTCGCGGCGTCGTAGCGATCGGTGAACGCGCGCGTGAGCAGGAGACGGCTCTCGGGCAGCTCGGTGCCGGTCGCGACGTCGATCGCGAAGATCGCGGTGTGCACCTCGGTCTTGAAGTTCGGCACCGCACCGCCGGTCGGGCCGCGCGGCGACGCGCAGAGCGCACCGACGTGCAGGCGCCCCGAGTCGAGCGCGACGGTCTGGAGCTGGTTCGGGAAGCAGCCGGTCGTGTTGCCCACGCTGTCGACGAACCCGGTGTCGGCGACCGGCGAGAGCGTGATCGTCGACACCACGCTCGGCGCGCTCAGCGCGGCGCGATAGACGATGCCCTGCTTCGCGACGTCGAAGCGCGACTCGTCGGCGGGCAGCGTCGCGCCCACACGATCCTGCGCGAAGTACTCGGTGACGAAGAGCTGCTCGTCGTCGTCCTCGGTGTCGCCGTCGTTCGTGATCACGAGCGCGCGCGGATGCGCGAGCCCGGCGCGCGCGACCGCGGTCGGGCCGAGCGCGCCGGTCGCGACCAGCGCTGCGTTCAGATCGATCGACGACGTGCGCGACATCGTCGCGGTGTCGATCACGCTGACGCGGCCCTCGGCCCACTCCGCGACGTAGAGCGCGCGCCCCGTCGGCGAGATCGCGATGCCCGTGGGCTCGCTGCCGGTCGCCGCGCGCGACGCGGCGAGCGCGGGCGTGCCGCGAAGATCGTCGATGCGGACGACCTGCTGCGCCTCGCGCAGGATCACGTACGCGGTGTCGTCGTCGTTGCCGATCACGACCGACCACGGCTCCGACGCGCCGACGTCGAAGTCCGCGACCACCTCGAGCAGCGGCGTCGGCCCCGGCGTGAAGCGCAGCACCGTGATCGTGCCCGCCTGACGGTTCGCGGCGACCGCGTACGCG includes:
- a CDS encoding ATP-binding protein, which encodes MGRDPRDATETVANVTTGRAAWYVGRSMASRRAAGGVARPRRAAAGSGGPELRVPDPPDRFVGRRAEIDALTARIEGGARVLTLLGPPGTGKTRLSIALARESASRGIVEGAIFVDLSAATSLDDVVRDVAGAIDLRLGGSVDAASGAARIGEALAARGRTLLVLDNFEQITAHAVATVAPWSAKSSALTIVVTSREVMRVRGEDVVEIPPLAVPDEGAAGAAIATTDAVLLLLARAPGYVPQGDDELAAIAEIARRLEGIPLALELAASRLALMGAIELRDRLAEGSLETGRLSGLDVLAHGRRDAPARQATLRGAIDWSWDLLSDEERRALTCLALHRGTFSVDAAVATIARDSREERGALEILQSLREKSLVARAHQGRVRLLESVREYGLEKLEDREAGLRMARFFGREGAKRLGELRGRHARAALAWLAVEREPMLAAHDAIATRDDAESVALRVDLLLAIDAVVARLGPGGAHLERLDAVIASPALASDATRATRALVARARVLRDRGEMDACVRDLESARDRLSGGAVRVELGEAWLAQGRFEDATTELELALSEARRDRDRRAEQRAHAALGLVHHGRGKLDVAQEHYALALDLAISLGDAHAEAQARRDLGNLCLMRGEHDRARAHYEEALARSPGDDLRLEGLVRGNLAILDQEQGHLDEAHAHLERALACLRTVGDRPFEAHLLGYLGAVHHERGQLVAARAAYSRALEVLSEVRDVRLEGVFLAARAAALASSGRAGAAQNDLELAERRLREVGDPALIATLDLHRAQVAIAAAIERGVRGESEAAIARAREVITAAETFAAQSDDVRFAMRMLRRALPADELEIADGAAWFRVPGREVVDLGSRPTIARVLDALASARLRAPGEPVGIDELVAAGWPGEKVMPLAAQNRVRVAVTTLRNLGLRGVVVFKEGGHLLDASVPLRRVPA
- a CDS encoding YncE family protein, coding for MRWRTWGILLGWMGAALVTTACGDDGGAGDGNDAGPIAPGEDAGPGQDGGPIDDLDGGSLPLTARVLPTNGSAIALTSDDAYAVAANRQAGTITVLRFTPGPTPLLEVVADFDVGASEPWSVVIGNDDDTAYVILREAQQVVRIDDLRGTPALAASRAATGSEPTGIAISPTGRALYVAEWAEGRVSVIDTATMSRTSSIDLNAALVATGALGPTAVARAGLAHPRALVITNDGDTEDDDEQLFVTEYFAQDRVGATLPADESRFDVAKQGIVYRAALSAPSVVSTITLSPVADTGFVDSVGNTTGCFPNQLQTVALDSGRLHVGALCASPRGPTGGAVPNFKTEVHTAIFAIDVATGTELPESRLLLTRAFTDRYDAASTPEDASRRIPLIATDLAFIRAGRVGYVTAYGSDAVFRFVYGDDGRVTEVGSAANSFINLAPGGRLPLGIAIARGATVQALVLNEATRNVSILAFQTQSVVSAVQVTAMPSEGSDEAHALEGRRLFVTGLGRWSLNGQSWNSCESCHGDGLTDNVTWFFARGPRQSTSLDGSYDSADPTERRVFNWTGIFDEMHDFELNTRGNSGGVGAIVHATSTPPVAADRLHFDGSTPVPDGQVATATPQAGLNGSTQGMMPGAAGAQRSVLPDWDRIDAYVRTVRSPHAPTSLNAADVAAGRALFEANNCAGCHGTSMWTISRVFYTPSEANNHPVTGLLRTTTYTADAAFPAALNPATAGAGRTASLRFPAGPTAAANDQIQCVLRNVGTFPGTGSLPVAPEGVVTSEVRQDMTTIAQGASGYNPPSLLGMATGAPYFHAGNARTLEEVFATTFRAHHTAMSVNFLIGGTRDQEIRQIVAFLLSIDEGTAPVDVPSEAQLGYDATLCPDAF
- a CDS encoding Smr/MutS family protein translates to MSDDDDDFRPDAVVALPIDGVLDLHTFDPRELGDLLPTWIDECRAHGLFELRIVHGKGTGALRRSVHAILARRDDVLEYRLAPPERGGWGATLVTLRKL
- a CDS encoding NADAR family protein; amino-acid sequence: MLSRGRDPDTGEEFVFFYGHEVLFSQWHPAPFTLAGAPFPTAEHWMMAAKALLFRDVEMLGAILVAPHPREAKALGRKVRNFDDAIWKARSADLVYAGNDAKLAAPERRDVLLATKGATLVEASPRDRIWGIGLGASHPDACRRARWRGQNRLGRVLTELRDDWLAERADARAARALEGLELAWLAR